TGAAATGGTTCCCATCcgttatttacattaaattttttttaatttctctaaatatataaaaatacattacaatttatttacccGTACAAAAGACAAATTTTAATCAAGCTAATAAGAAATCGTTAAAAAACAGCAAATTGTTGAatagagtaggcctatactgtagaCTACTAAGCTATTTTTGTGAGAGCACACTAGGCTAAAACAGCATTCCATTTTTGGATAATAAGAATCAGAATAAATTGAAGatgtataatactgtaaataacatGAAACACCCaacaaatttatataataataatacattttttttttatttcaccatCATTTCTTCCAATTCGTACTTGCCTGGGCCTTTCCGAGCCTGGTGGTACCCAGAAACCTAAATTAAGAAGTGACCTAATCGCGCTCGCATTTGATTGGTCGAAGGAGTTGTTGATTGGGTATGAGAAACCTATAAAGTAAGACGTAGAACGGGAAGCATATCAAAGTTCTCAACACAACCTTTAAGAAGGTATTAAGATTGGCTGCTCTGCAAACTTCTACGTACTCTGGCAAGTTTTTGAACTGAGTCTAAATAACTTTTTTGCTGAAGTTTGTTTTCAAATATAAGAACGTAAGTTACAATTTTCTAGTTTCtttattcaattgttttttatacAAAGCTATGTATTGTAGGAACGTTCTAAATCTGTTTTAACATGTTGTTGACTACCGTGggattttaaatgttataagtTTTCTAAAACCATGTTCCAATTTTGGATTTTTATTTAGTTAGCAATAACATAGCCTGTAAGTATCAAATAAAACGAAACTATGTtcggttatttttttttaaataggcttatatattgtattgtttagcCATGTGttcaacaaaatatatttttataaagtcAAAATTCTGCTTACCTTTCCATTACTTTTACTAAGTACCGTACTCGTACACTGTgagtaaaatgtttcattattttaCAGAATGTTTCCAGAAGTTGTAGTATTTCTGCTGTTGGCAGTCATCGTTTCTTCAGCACCCGTAGAAAAAGGATGGGACACCAGTGTGCCTGAAATACCAATGAGCGTCGATTTCAGCACTTTTATGGAGAAGTTCCAGTACAACGTTGGTGAATCCATTCAAAACCAAATAGATACTGCGTTGGCAGGAGGAGAATTTTCAAACGGATTCGATGTACCTGATCAACAGCAGGTTGTCTTTGGTGGAATCGAGCAAGGAGGCCTCAGCTTTAATGGATTTGGCGAATCTGATACTCTACCAAAGTTTAGCGATCCGAATTTTGATTGGCAGCAATATCTGGAGACGGCAGAAGAAGGCAAGAATGGGTTGTCACCAGAAGAAGCAACCATGGGTCAGAATTTCGGTTCATTCGATATGCAGAAATATATAGACGAGGTTAACAAAGAAATGGAAGATTTAGGTTTGAAcgaataaatatttttgaattttCCTACTATCACTGAAGTCATTCCAAAGCAACGAGAACATTTTCTAGAGACAATCATTTCTAAATCAGTAATTTCAATTCAGTAATTGATATTTACGAACGCATTCTAAAGCAATGGCCGTAGGGGGTTAGGTCATTTACTGAAAGTTCAGCGAGTGATTATCACGAACTTATTCACAGTCAAGACCGAAAACATTATGACAATAAATTACACAGTAATTAAATGTAATATCATAGTACATGCTATAGTAATTGGTtcattttgtgaatttatgCAGTAAGTAATGTTTTATGTTTGCTAATCTTTGTATTCAGTTCTTTAAGTTATCAGTGAGTTGTATTGTATATACTTTGTGTTTTTGTATCTATTTCAGAACATTAAATAATGATTGGAAATGCATTTTGATGTATTTGTTTGTAGTAATGTTTTTAGCAACTTCTAAAACATGGGATTGACTTCATTAAAAACGACATTCGTTGGTAGTTTAAAAAACGTTAAAGATGGAACATGCCCATATTCTTCTTCATTTTCACCGACAGTTGTTCTACAGTCATCTGTAGGCCTGCGAGAAAACGTTTTTGCTAAAACGCACTTACATCATAGCACTAGCTTACCATGGCTATTACTCGTTCTTGAATAATGAATCTCAAGGCACCGTACTGTGGCAAATCACGGCTCTTAatctctgtctaaactatcaaacttcatgtcaCAAACTACACCTCCaattaaaatgttcttttttattattcagGATTTAAAAGGAAATACATAGATTTTATAAATTCTGCACAACTCTATCGTATATATTATCCGGATTCGTGGTATAAGACTATACATtttcttaaactctgtctacttaaaactttatgtgtaaaaaaatgtcatgttgcaatatatggacatgatgatatctgcactactatatttgggcacatcacacttttttttgtcaaactagattgatagtgtagacagagctttacatagtAGGCGTACCAAATACTGCAATAATTATGTGTCGCAGTGGACATTCTTTGCTACAGTAAATATCGAAGATGTTTGCCACCGTTTcgcataaagcttggtttccacttgtgattggtcaaattgtttGTGGTGCGCTTACGTCATTACGTTGtgtctaaagcttggttcccactagaacgtaatgcaaggacgtaaacgcaacgcaagcgttttaaccaatgacaagcgaagttatagacagttagcaatcacaagcgaataagccatcgcttgtgattggtcaattcacttgcgttgcgttacgtccttgcgttgcgtcgctagtgggaaccacgcttaagtggTCCAAATTTCATATGGTTACCGTACTACGGTACCACCACCACCGGTGCTCTTGCTATCAGTTTTGTCGAGATGTAGGCCTAAGTGCAGTtaggaatatttcattttaaacataatttcaaaAGACACAACTATTGTTTTTCTTAATTTATTCAGAATCATTTcgtttataatttttatttttaaatcattacttACTGGGTTTGTCTTTTTTACACTTAAATATTGCGCTTTAAATTTAGTAAAATAAATTCACCCGAGTTAAATCATTCCATTTGATCATTAGATACAAATCTATAATATCCACCGTCAAAGTTATCTGTCTCTTCACTCTTATCTTTAACTATTCTCTTGTAAGTGACGTCATGAGTTATCTGGTCATCTACTTCTTCCCGTTCAGTTACTAATTCTAAACCACTTAACTGTGGCATTGTCTTATTGTTTTCATCATTGTCTGTAATTTGCTTTTCTATAACTGTTTCATTATTTGTCGCATGTGTTACCGATTCAATTTCTTTGTCAGTTCTTATATATTCAGTATTATCAGAAGATTCAATGTTCAGTTGAATATTGTTGTCCGTCAAAAATTGCGCTTCGTTTTCCGTTGGAGTTTTCGGAATAGTTTCGTTTTCAGTTTCCAAATCGGTTCCATGTTCCGGTAGCTGTACGCTAATTCGTAATGAggtttttaatatgccattttccGAGTTATTCATCAGATTTGTTTCCTGTATTGGGTCTAATAGAGTTGAACTATGAATCGAAGCTCGGCTTGACCTTTGTGCAGACAAATCATCCCGAGTATACGATAATTCCCGAATAGCCGACAATTCCCGAATCCGTTCTAAATCATCTTTGAATTGTCGTTTAGCATTTGTGAATTTATGTCTTGTCCTAAGATTATTTTCATAAGCGTCTCCTTCGACAACTTTCCACTTTTctttttgtaatattaattttgtctttttctttgATTTTGTATTGCAGTCTTTACATTTCATGTTCGTATTGCTATCTTGTTTGTCCATCGTAATGAGATTATCATTTGTGTCTTCAGCATCATCTACAGATGCGTGGTCGACCGATGTTGCTATTGGTGGAAGTGGGTTCGCGTGGTTTAGCGCGTAGTTTACGTCACTCGCATGGGTATATCTGCCCTCTAACAATTTAGCAGCTTGTTGCATTTGTAGCTTGTAATTCTGTACGTAGCGATCTTCGGCTGATGGCAATACATGTGATTGATATTCACCTCCTAACGCCGGTCGCCAAGTCTTCATTTTAAATTGTTCTGGCCTAGCGGTGACTTTGGTTGCGATTTGTCCTTCTGTGTTGTTTGGTATACTTTTCTTTGGTGGGGCATGTCGAAATTGTTTTCCCTTCTTTTTGTCGTCAAAAGCAGGTCGTACTACCATTACGCGtctgaaaaaataatgtgaagaaattagacattttttcttacctaggatCACTTGGGATAAGCTTCAAagtaaaatgtaggcctacttacttcaTCAAAGACTGTTGTTGTATGACATAAGGTCCCCTTGGTGGTCGGTACGCTCTGTGGAAAAATCGAATGTTGTGAATTTGGTTTGATTCAGCATTACTATAATTGTCATCGTCACCAACTACCCTAAACCGTATCATCAAAATCATCTTCAACACTTACTTGATTATCATAGGGGATTTCCCCATTAAGACATTCTGGTCACCAGTCCGCCTTTGTTTAACTCTCTGTACTAATTGGTGCATAGCTAGTTCTTTTGACGTTGTAGCAAGCTCTGTGGGTGCAACTCGGGGCCAGTATTGTTGcctagaaaaataataaaatcaatttattacTCGACGGTTTTTTCTTTGGACAATTTACACTCATATTCCATGTCATAGTGCACTTATTCCTCGTCTTCTCATTCTACTCTTTGAACGGAATAATGAAAGCAGATATTCTTGAGTTACAATGGACACTGGTTATATTGTTGGTGCTTAAACCTTCACATTTAATCTTTCAaagtactttaaaatgtatctGTATTTTTGGCAAAGCTATACATCTACATTAATTCCATTCACACGTTTTACGGAACAGAAGAAGGTAACGTTGAATAATCGCGTATAagattgtttataaataaaaatggcaCGTCCTCCATTCCGTGCGATGAAACAAGTGTAAACGTAATGACGAGAAAATACACTTTGTAACTTTGTAAATGATTAATTATGCGTTAGTGTTTATTTAACATAGAATTACGTATTGTACTCTATCCATGTTTACTATGTACACACCGTCAGTAGACTAAACAAATACAGCCATTACTGTAATGGTAATGATAATAAAACTCAACCCAATTAAAAAGCGATTAAGTGTACTATTTAGATATAGTACTTTGACACGTCTATGATAATGGTCTTGCATTTTGTATCAAGATTATTTGAGAGGTGTGAGTGATTGGCCCTGATATATCGAATAAAAACCAAGAACACACAGTACAGCGGAAAATCAATAAACCGActgtttaacaaaataataaaaacaagaaacaTGGTATTGGAAGGAAGGAACGAGTAAGCTATCACCATGGCGACGTGTATACAATTCTACCCACTGCATACCATGTGCTTTCACCTTTTGTCACCTCGTATTTTATTATGTCATGCTTCCACTGAAGGAAAGAGACCCATGCTGAGTTTGTAAAAACCACAATGGGATAAAACAAATCATTTGATTCGAACTTAAAATTCCAAGTACATTAGAACggaaaatataaaatgtatcattTACTAAAGATCTTTCTAAAATCGTTGTCTTTACTCTGTGACGTGCCAACACTTCAGTATTTTTGTATC
This DNA window, taken from Antedon mediterranea chromosome 9, ecAntMedi1.1, whole genome shotgun sequence, encodes the following:
- the LOC140058709 gene encoding uncharacterized protein, which gives rise to MFPEVVVFLLLAVIVSSAPVEKGWDTSVPEIPMSVDFSTFMEKFQYNVGESIQNQIDTALAGGEFSNGFDVPDQQQVVFGGIEQGGLSFNGFGESDTLPKFSDPNFDWQQYLETAEEGKNGLSPEEATMGQNFGSFDMQKYIDEVNKEMEDLGLNE
- the LOC140058692 gene encoding uncharacterized protein, encoding MFHKHRMQGTSFRSETKFADNQQSNNRSHSAFANQVTNSLATNRDGQQYWPRVAPTELATTSKELAMHQLVQRVKQRRTGDQNVLMGKSPMIIKAYRPPRGPYVIQQQSLMKRVMVVRPAFDDKKKGKQFRHAPPKKSIPNNTEGQIATKVTARPEQFKMKTWRPALGGEYQSHVLPSAEDRYVQNYKLQMQQAAKLLEGRYTHASDVNYALNHANPLPPIATSVDHASVDDAEDTNDNLITMDKQDSNTNMKCKDCNTKSKKKTKLILQKEKWKVVEGDAYENNLRTRHKFTNAKRQFKDDLERIRELSAIRELSYTRDDLSAQRSSRASIHSSTLLDPIQETNLMNNSENGILKTSLRISVQLPEHGTDLETENETIPKTPTENEAQFLTDNNIQLNIESSDNTEYIRTDKEIESVTHATNNETVIEKQITDNDENNKTMPQLSGLELVTEREEVDDQITHDVTYKRIVKDKSEETDNFDGGYYRFVSNDQME